A window from Erythrolamprus reginae isolate rEryReg1 chromosome 11, rEryReg1.hap1, whole genome shotgun sequence encodes these proteins:
- the SYNE4 gene encoding nesprin-4 gives MQGGAVDFDLFPDKRRCRRWSGEPMTPVNSACNLCMVTVEKRIREEEAWALQKTLQDGLFRFQDWLQVAETVAASPRSSQVSCTVSKQELQRIRALQKDISEKAWSLESLNRQYRQLVWMGNMGPADLKSSVQEVNWRWEELQTRAAAVSRRLQHFVNQWEEFGQKKETIQVRLMELDLRLTDVEHFSGGTSLDKMIELQAFQQDVQTNTEHVDHLVVCAEKLIQKSQPEDAEILEEDLKELIGFHQAVLSRVFQFQRRLVSMRLVFEDQWELDRDSDGESDCSQAFRKGDPEPAALVPEALGGHSTPKPDRCCRVPLGGSSAADLEWDPSVDVGGSTSQDEDSSYYSAVMGFSREGRLRRRSRSSWRWSWGRTEEFSVQSSFPEEGEPCSCWGAHPMETDVLGPPAPQEPGAAQLPTTGVCCPPLKATGFDPKHIETWLDQNRQNQMGIPLEIKEDSVTHVDVLPPAKELQIQTMGKKVHQWPRKKGKRNLVTRQLGKEQQVSKMLNSQSAEIMIAIEKECDLQLPNEISAQPQKLRRASVLWLLLTTTVAVLVWLLCRSYFLSLSQSPCFEANGFAKSFHLMLRYEGPPPT, from the exons ATGCAGGGAGGAGCTGTGGACTTTGACCTCTTCCCAGATAAACGGAGGTGCCGCAGATGGTCTGGGGAGCCGATGACGCCAGTAAATTCTGCTTGCAACCTTTGCATGGTGACGGTAGAGAAACGAATCAG GGAGGAGGAGGCCTGGGCCCTGCAGAAGACCCTCCAGGACGGCCTCTTCCGCTTCCAGGACTGGCTCCAGGTGGCTGAGACGGTGGCCGCCTCTCCCCGGTCCTCCCAAGTGTCctgcactgtctccaaacaagaGCTGCAGAGGATCCGG GCATTGCAGAAGGACATCTCGGAGAAGGCATGGTCTCTGGAGTCCTTGAACAGGCAATACCGCCAGCTGGTGTGGATGGGGAACATGGGTCCTGCTGACCTGAAGTCCTCCGTGCAGGAGGTCAACTGGCGCTGGGAGGAATTGCAAACTCGAGCGGCTGCTGTTTCCAGGAGACTTCAG CATTTTGTCAATCAATGGGAGGAGTTCGGACAGAAGAAGGAGACCATCCAGGTGCGGCTGATGGAACTGGACCTGCGGCTGACCGACGTTGAGCACTTCTCCGGAGGGACCTCGCTGGATAAAATGATAGAACTGCAG GCGTTCCAGCAAGATGTCCAGACCAACACGGAACACGTGGATCATCTCGTGGTCTGTGCCGAGAAATTGATCCAGAAGAGCCAGCCGGAGGATGCCGAGATCTTGGAGGAGGACCTGAAGGAGCTGATTGGGTTCCACCAAGCGGTCTTGTCAAGGGTCTTCCAGTTTCAGAGGCGCCTGGTCAGCATGAGGCTG GTCTTTGAGGACCAGTGGGAGTTGGACCGAGACAGCGACGGGGAGTCGGACTGCTCGCAGGCGTTTCGCAAGGGGGACCCTGAACCCGCAGCCCTGGTTCCCGAGGCTCTTGGGGGCCACTCCACCCCGAAACCAGACCGATGTTGCAGAGTTCCCCTCGGGGGGTCCTCGGCTGCAGATCTGGAGTGGGACCCCTCGGTGGACGTGGGGGGGTCCACCTCGCAGGACGAAGATTCATCGTATTACAGTGCTGTCATGG GCTTCAGCCGGGAGGGCCGTCTTCGGCGAAGGAGTCGCTCTTCTTGGCGCTGGAGCTGGGGCAGAACGGAAGAATTCTCG GTCCAGAGCAGTTTCCCAGAGGAGGGGGAGCCCTGCAGCTGCTGGGGGGCTCATCCGATGGAAACAGATGTTTTGG GACCTCCCGCCCCCCAGGAGCCAGGAGCCGCCCAGCTGCCCACGACAGgggtctgctgcccacccctcaAAGCCACGGGGTTCGATCCCAAACACATTGAGACCTGGCTGGACCAGAACCGCCAGAACCAAATGGGAATCCCTCTGGAGATCAAAGAG GACTCCGTAACCCATGTGGACGTGCTCCCACCAGCCAAGGAGCTGCAAATTCAGACAATGGGGAAGAAGGTCCACCAATGGCCCAGGAAGAAAGGCAAGCGGAACCTGGTCACCAGGCAATTGGGGAAGGAGCAACAG GTCTCCAAGATGCTAAATTCCCAGTCGGCAGAAATTATGATTGCTATTGAGAAAGA ATGTGACCTGCAGCTGCCCAACGAGATCTCTGCCCAGCCCCAGAAGCTCCGCAGAGCCTCGGTCCTCTGGCTGCTCTTGACTACGACAGTCGCGGTGCTTGTGTGGTTGTTGTGCCGGTCCTATTTCCTGAGCCTCTCCCAGTCCCCCTGCTTCGAGGCCAACGGCTTTGCCAAATCCTTCCACCTCATGCTAAGATATGAGGGTCCGCCCCCCACATAG